The Desulfuromonas versatilis genome has a segment encoding these proteins:
- a CDS encoding DUF362 domain-containing protein, which produces MSSKVHFADMRAGSRENLFEKLRRLVDAAGIMHVVGKADLTAVKVHFGEKGGHAYVRPVFLRHIVERVKELGGKPFLTDSNTLYPGERKEAVSALTCGIENGFAYAVAGAPLIMCDGLRGHSSRRVNPGGELLKSVDIGLEVLEADALIAVSHFKCHELTGFGGAIKNLGMGCSSREGKLEQHSTVAPKVAESYCTACAACLKACAHDAIRFVEGKARIDAESCVGCGRCITICEETAIKIQWNAEAPLVMRKMAEYAKGALYGKGGKGLFVNFITQVSPACDCYGHSDAAIVADIGILASSDPVALDQACADLVNQAQGLPGTALRSGLEPGGDKFRGVHPEIDWEVTLEHAEKIGLGSRSYELLRLEPKNSKGW; this is translated from the coding sequence ATGTCCAGCAAGGTCCATTTCGCCGACATGCGCGCGGGGTCGCGCGAGAATCTGTTTGAGAAGCTGCGTCGGCTGGTCGATGCGGCGGGGATCATGCACGTGGTGGGCAAGGCCGACCTGACGGCGGTCAAGGTGCACTTCGGGGAAAAAGGGGGCCACGCTTACGTGCGCCCGGTGTTTCTGCGGCACATCGTCGAGCGGGTCAAGGAGCTGGGGGGCAAACCGTTCCTCACCGACAGCAACACCCTGTACCCGGGCGAGCGCAAGGAAGCCGTCTCGGCGCTGACCTGCGGCATCGAAAACGGCTTCGCCTACGCCGTTGCGGGAGCGCCACTGATCATGTGCGACGGGCTGCGCGGACACTCCTCCCGGCGGGTAAACCCGGGCGGGGAACTGCTGAAGAGCGTGGATATCGGTCTGGAGGTCCTCGAGGCCGATGCCCTGATTGCCGTTTCCCACTTCAAATGCCACGAACTGACGGGGTTCGGCGGGGCCATCAAGAATCTCGGCATGGGCTGCTCGAGCCGGGAGGGGAAACTGGAGCAGCACTCCACGGTGGCTCCGAAGGTCGCCGAAAGCTACTGCACGGCCTGCGCCGCCTGCCTCAAGGCCTGCGCCCACGACGCCATCCGCTTTGTCGAGGGCAAGGCCCGCATCGATGCCGAGAGCTGCGTCGGCTGCGGCCGCTGCATCACCATCTGCGAGGAGACCGCCATCAAGATCCAGTGGAATGCCGAGGCGCCGCTGGTCATGCGAAAAATGGCCGAATATGCCAAGGGTGCCCTTTACGGCAAAGGGGGCAAGGGGCTGTTCGTCAACTTCATCACCCAGGTCTCCCCCGCCTGTGACTGCTACGGCCATTCGGACGCCGCCATCGTCGCCGACATCGGCATTCTCGCCTCCAGCGACCCGGTGGCCCTGGACCAGGCCTGCGCCGACCTGGTCAACCAGGCCCAGGGTCTGCCGGGCACGGCGCTGCGCAGCGGTCTCGAGCCGGGCGGCGACAAGTTCCGCGGGGTCCATCCCGAGATCGACTGGGAAGTGACCCTCGAACACGCCGAAAAAATCGGCCTCGGCAGCCGCAGCTACGAACTGCTGAGATTGGAGCCGAAAAACAGCAAGGGGTGGTGA
- a CDS encoding cytochrome c biogenesis protein ResB, with product MFIRFFSSLRLTLGLLLGLALVSVAGTLRPVADNRYEVFYQTPWFRLLLGLLALNLVVCTLKTIRRNLGDRRRQLETLGSEQMFALPLRSSLPSDTVFAALVSELRGMGYRTEQQGEQVLAVRGRAGRWGSTLVHLSCLAIMAGALAGEFGFVGTLNIHVGKKSGVILDWDRGGDRELGFEFRLDAFEPRYYPLELQFQVSSAQGDVLEEITTREGEVVPLPKPGFSAGVKQFEIAKRQLTLEILRSGVPWGVYRATPEGQSFDGPPGFDLVVVPTAFRDPVLRQTHSEVSILEGGQVVRQGVIEVNRPLVHRGVAIYQTAFDQDQFGFWYAGFQFSKDPGEPLVWCASILLMLGLALSFLLPYRVVGIRRVDDDLQLVGLGGFRGPSGSRMFARLEGRLRER from the coding sequence ATGTTTATTCGCTTTTTCAGCTCCCTGCGCCTGACCCTCGGCCTGCTTCTCGGACTGGCCCTGGTTTCGGTCGCCGGCACCCTTCGCCCGGTGGCCGACAACCGTTACGAGGTTTTCTATCAAACGCCCTGGTTCCGGCTGTTGCTCGGCCTGCTGGCGCTGAACCTGGTGGTCTGCACCCTGAAGACCATCCGGCGCAACCTGGGAGATCGGCGCCGCCAGTTGGAGACCCTTGGTTCCGAGCAGATGTTTGCCCTGCCTTTACGCTCCTCGTTGCCGAGCGATACCGTTTTCGCAGCCCTGGTGAGCGAACTCAGGGGGATGGGCTACCGCACCGAGCAGCAAGGGGAACAGGTGCTGGCGGTGCGCGGCCGGGCCGGCCGCTGGGGTTCGACCCTGGTCCACCTCAGCTGCCTGGCCATCATGGCCGGAGCCCTGGCGGGGGAGTTCGGTTTCGTCGGCACCCTCAATATCCACGTCGGGAAGAAAAGCGGGGTCATCCTGGACTGGGACCGCGGTGGCGACCGGGAACTGGGTTTCGAATTCCGCCTCGATGCCTTCGAGCCGCGTTACTATCCCCTGGAACTGCAGTTCCAGGTTTCGTCGGCGCAGGGAGATGTGCTGGAGGAAATCACCACCCGCGAAGGCGAAGTCGTTCCCTTGCCAAAACCGGGATTTTCGGCAGGGGTGAAGCAGTTCGAGATCGCCAAGCGGCAGCTGACCCTGGAAATTCTTCGCAGCGGCGTCCCCTGGGGCGTTTACCGGGCGACCCCCGAGGGCCAATCCTTTGACGGCCCCCCGGGCTTCGACCTGGTGGTGGTGCCAACCGCCTTTCGCGATCCGGTCCTCAGGCAGACCCACAGCGAGGTGTCGATCCTGGAGGGGGGGCAGGTGGTCAGGCAGGGGGTGATCGAGGTGAACCGGCCGCTGGTGCATCGCGGGGTGGCCATTTACCAGACCGCCTTCGACCAGGACCAGTTCGGCTTCTGGTATGCCGGTTTTCAGTTCTCCAAGGACCCCGGCGAGCCCCTGGTCTGGTGCGCCTCGATTCTGCTGATGCTGGGGCTGGCGCTGAGCTTCCTGCTGCCCTACCGGGTGGTGGGCATTCGCCGGGTTGACGACGACCTGCAGCTGGTGGGACTGGGAGGCTTCCGGGGCCCGTCGGGGAGCCGAATGTTTGCCCGCCTGGAAGGGCGCCTGCGGGAGCGGTAA
- a CDS encoding DUF4911 domain-containing protein, whose amino-acid sequence MEQMFSKRHYRIDRSQIAYLRFILESYDGLAFMSTLDNREALIEISYPPSRQADAEALLSALAAEVAMTQVSAPDLHR is encoded by the coding sequence ATGGAGCAGATGTTTTCCAAGCGCCATTACCGGATCGATCGATCCCAGATCGCTTACCTGCGGTTTATTCTCGAAAGTTATGACGGCCTGGCTTTCATGAGCACTCTCGATAACCGCGAGGCCCTGATCGAAATCAGCTATCCCCCCTCCCGGCAGGCCGATGCCGAGGCCCTGCTGTCCGCTCTTGCCGCCGAGGTCGCGATGACGCAAGTTTCGGCCCCGGATTTGCATCGCTAG
- the ald gene encoding alanine dehydrogenase, which produces MIVAVPKEIKTREYRVGLTPAGVRTLVEDGHRVLVQAGAGLGSGIPDQAYQAAGAELREAAREIYASGELIVKVKEPAAAEYELLRGGQLLFTYLHLAPAPELTRLLLEREVAGIAYETVQLDSGHLPLLHPMSEVAGRMSVQVGAYYLQKENGGKGVLLGGAPGVRAARVVILGAGTAGGNAMRIAVGMGADVSVLDIDPTRLAYWDEHYGNRIQTLMSNSQNIEDEVCRADLLIGAVLVAGARAPMLVSRELVGRMAPGSVIVDIAVDQGGCVETIHPTTHDHPVFMVDEVVHYGVANMPGAVSNTSTFALTNSTLPYVRRIAGFGLSRAAKADEALRKGVNTYKGTLCNELVARALNLEYHPYVP; this is translated from the coding sequence ATGATTGTCGCCGTCCCCAAGGAGATCAAAACCCGCGAATATCGCGTAGGCCTGACCCCCGCCGGAGTGCGTACCCTGGTCGAGGACGGGCACCGGGTGCTGGTCCAGGCCGGCGCCGGGCTCGGCAGCGGCATTCCCGACCAGGCCTACCAGGCAGCCGGGGCCGAGCTGCGGGAAGCGGCCAGGGAAATCTACGCCAGCGGGGAACTGATCGTCAAGGTCAAGGAACCGGCAGCGGCGGAATATGAACTGCTGCGTGGCGGCCAGCTGCTGTTCACCTACCTGCACCTGGCCCCGGCTCCCGAACTGACCCGGCTGCTGCTGGAGCGCGAGGTGGCGGGGATCGCCTACGAAACGGTGCAGCTCGACAGCGGTCATCTGCCGCTGCTGCACCCGATGAGCGAGGTGGCCGGACGCATGTCGGTCCAGGTGGGGGCCTACTATCTGCAGAAGGAGAACGGCGGCAAGGGGGTGCTGCTGGGCGGCGCTCCGGGAGTGCGGGCGGCCCGGGTGGTGATCCTCGGCGCCGGCACCGCCGGCGGCAACGCCATGCGCATCGCGGTGGGCATGGGTGCCGACGTCAGCGTGCTCGACATCGACCCGACCCGCCTCGCCTACTGGGACGAGCATTACGGCAACCGCATCCAGACCCTGATGTCCAACTCGCAGAACATCGAGGACGAGGTGTGCCGCGCCGACCTGCTGATCGGCGCGGTGCTGGTCGCCGGGGCGCGGGCGCCGATGCTGGTGAGCCGCGAACTGGTCGGGCGCATGGCGCCGGGGAGCGTGATCGTCGACATCGCCGTCGACCAGGGGGGCTGCGTGGAGACCATCCACCCCACCACCCACGACCACCCGGTGTTCATGGTGGACGAGGTGGTCCACTACGGGGTGGCCAACATGCCCGGCGCGGTCTCCAACACCAGCACCTTCGCCCTGACCAACTCCACCCTGCCCTACGTGCGCAGGATCGCCGGTTTCGGCCTGAGCCGCGCCGCCAAGGCCGACGAGGCGCTGCGCAAGGGGGTCAACACCTACAAGGGGACGCTCTGCAACGAGTTGGTGGCCCGGGCGCTGAACCTGGAGTATCACCCTTATGTGCCTTGA
- the nudC gene encoding NAD(+) diphosphatase has protein sequence MSPLPENYPSPLHLPFNRQCLEGSLQMATSAEDPGGEGAWVLLRGSELLMTSVAGSPELPAGPLPAGLVDETREPVYIGSWQGRPCRALRLSRQQELPAGLEAHNLLATQPLLAIEQLSLGGLAGQILHWKSNSGFCSKCGAPTDPLPGEWGRKCRMCGYSHFPHIHPCVIVIVRRPGQVLLTRKAEWPEGRYSLVAGFVDFGECLEEAVAREVREETGVRVQNVRYLGSQSWPFPSQLMTGFTAEYLDGEVVVEEKELEDARWFDVDRLPTLPPKRSIARYLIDNFCRI, from the coding sequence ATGTCTCCTTTGCCCGAGAACTACCCTTCGCCGCTGCACCTCCCCTTCAACCGCCAGTGCCTCGAGGGCTCCTTGCAGATGGCGACTTCGGCCGAGGACCCCGGGGGCGAGGGGGCCTGGGTGCTTCTGCGTGGCAGCGAACTGCTGATGACCTCGGTCGCCGGTTCGCCGGAGCTGCCGGCGGGGCCGCTGCCGGCGGGGCTTGTCGACGAAACCCGCGAGCCGGTCTACATCGGCAGCTGGCAGGGACGCCCCTGCCGGGCCCTGCGGCTTTCCCGGCAGCAGGAGTTGCCGGCGGGGCTGGAGGCCCATAACCTGCTTGCCACCCAGCCGCTGCTCGCCATCGAGCAGCTCTCCCTCGGCGGGCTCGCCGGGCAGATTCTGCACTGGAAGTCCAACAGCGGCTTCTGCTCCAAATGCGGCGCACCGACCGATCCGCTCCCCGGCGAATGGGGCAGGAAGTGTCGCATGTGCGGCTACAGCCATTTCCCCCACATTCACCCCTGCGTCATCGTCATCGTGCGTCGCCCCGGCCAGGTGCTGCTGACCCGCAAGGCCGAATGGCCCGAGGGGCGCTACAGCCTGGTGGCCGGTTTCGTCGATTTCGGCGAATGTCTGGAAGAGGCGGTGGCGCGCGAGGTGCGCGAGGAGACCGGGGTGCGGGTGCAGAACGTGCGTTACCTGGGGAGCCAGAGCTGGCCCTTCCCCAGTCAGCTGATGACCGGGTTCACCGCCGAGTACCTTGACGGCGAGGTGGTGGTGGAGGAGAAGGAGCTGGAGGACGCGCGCTGGTTCGACGTGGACAGGCTGCCGACCCTGCCGCCCAAGAGGAGCATCGCACGGTATCTGATTGATAATTTCTGTCGGATTTAA
- a CDS encoding ABC transporter permease, whose product MNPLSSLQLRMALRNLRRNPRRSLITVTTIGFGLFCLIVFQALKVGLHREMVEGSVRLESGTVQIHAAGYEPNLAALRPLADPAPAEELLRQARAPYSRRIKAPAMLLAGAHSSTVLLSGVDPTTEPQVTLIAEKLVAGRFPTAGDEILLGAALAGSLGVEEGGEVTLMAQGLFGRPVTRRFTVGGLYRTSLAAFDRTHVYLPLGTAQEFLQAEELVTELAVRTEPAAASALAGELRARLDEGRFQVRDWRQMSPDLVQLIELNDATLQVLILIVFAIVALGIVNTMTMIIYERFRELGILSAIGMRPGGVVALICAESLCLGLVAALCGSLFGVAACLWLGSHGIDLTRFTSANQYFAAGHVIRAHLLPGDLLAANLLTLATAILGGLYPAWKASRLDPARAIRYS is encoded by the coding sequence ATGAATCCTTTGTCGTCCCTGCAACTGCGCATGGCGCTGCGCAACCTGCGCCGCAACCCGCGCCGTTCGCTGATCACCGTTACCACCATCGGCTTCGGGCTGTTCTGCCTGATCGTTTTCCAGGCCCTCAAGGTCGGCCTGCACCGCGAGATGGTCGAGGGCTCGGTGCGCCTCGAGTCGGGCACCGTACAGATCCACGCCGCCGGCTACGAGCCGAACCTGGCCGCCCTGCGCCCCCTGGCCGACCCGGCACCCGCCGAGGAGCTGCTGCGCCAAGCGCGGGCCCCCTACAGTCGGCGGATCAAGGCCCCGGCCATGCTGCTGGCCGGAGCCCACAGTTCCACGGTGCTGCTGTCAGGGGTCGACCCCACGACTGAACCCCAAGTGACGCTGATCGCCGAGAAGTTGGTGGCGGGCCGTTTTCCCACGGCGGGGGATGAGATCCTGCTCGGTGCGGCGCTCGCCGGAAGCCTCGGCGTCGAAGAGGGGGGAGAGGTGACGCTGATGGCCCAGGGGCTGTTCGGCCGGCCCGTCACCCGACGCTTCACCGTCGGCGGACTCTATCGTACCAGCCTGGCCGCCTTCGATCGCACCCACGTCTACCTGCCGTTGGGTACCGCCCAGGAATTTCTCCAGGCCGAAGAGTTGGTCACCGAACTGGCGGTGCGCACCGAACCGGCGGCTGCCTCGGCCCTTGCCGGGGAGCTGCGCGCCCGGCTGGACGAGGGGCGCTTTCAGGTGCGGGACTGGCGGCAGATGTCCCCGGACCTGGTCCAGCTCATCGAGCTCAACGACGCCACCCTGCAGGTGCTGATCCTCATCGTCTTCGCCATCGTCGCCCTGGGGATCGTCAACACCATGACCATGATCATCTACGAGCGCTTTCGCGAGCTGGGGATCCTCAGCGCCATCGGCATGCGCCCGGGCGGGGTGGTCGCGCTGATCTGCGCCGAATCGCTCTGCCTGGGGCTGGTGGCCGCGCTGTGCGGCAGCCTTTTCGGGGTGGCCGCCTGTCTCTGGCTGGGGAGCCACGGCATCGACCTGACCCGCTTCACCAGCGCCAACCAGTACTTCGCCGCCGGCCACGTGATCCGCGCCCACCTGCTCCCCGGCGATCTGCTGGCCGCCAACCTGCTGACCCTGGCCACCGCGATTCTGGGGGGACTTTACCCCGCCTGGAAGGCTTCCAGGCTCGACCCGGCCCGGGCGATCCGCTATAGTTAG
- a CDS encoding methyltransferase domain-containing protein, with amino-acid sequence MPPEVPKTRGRDLNHVAWLYDPVIEGLSFGRERRFRDKTLEHMAFSPTDRILDVGCGTGTLTLQIARRLEAPGEAVGVDAAPKMIAIAAAKARRTGVPAHFAAGVAEALDFPDASFDLVVNSMFTHHIDTELKIRAFAEMYRVLRPGGRLVTADIDRPTTWWGWLMGWGGRVLLVQKELEDNLRGLLPGLMAKAGFVEVKRVDHVHGLVSFFTARRPEDP; translated from the coding sequence ATGCCGCCTGAGGTGCCGAAAACCCGCGGTCGTGACCTCAACCACGTCGCATGGCTCTACGACCCGGTCATCGAGGGGCTCTCCTTCGGCAGGGAGCGGCGTTTTCGGGATAAGACTCTGGAGCACATGGCCTTCTCGCCGACGGACCGGATTCTCGACGTCGGCTGCGGCACCGGCACCCTGACCCTGCAGATCGCCCGACGCCTGGAGGCGCCCGGCGAGGCGGTGGGAGTCGATGCGGCGCCGAAGATGATCGCCATCGCCGCCGCCAAAGCCCGCCGGACCGGGGTGCCCGCACACTTTGCCGCCGGGGTGGCTGAAGCTCTCGATTTCCCCGATGCCAGCTTTGACCTGGTGGTCAACTCCATGTTCACCCATCACATCGACACCGAGCTGAAAATAAGGGCCTTTGCCGAGATGTACCGGGTGCTGCGCCCCGGCGGCCGGCTGGTCACCGCCGACATCGACCGCCCCACCACCTGGTGGGGCTGGCTGATGGGGTGGGGGGGGCGGGTGCTGCTGGTGCAGAAGGAACTGGAGGACAACCTGCGCGGCCTGCTGCCGGGGCTGATGGCGAAGGCCGGTTTTGTCGAGGTAAAGCGGGTCGATCACGTGCACGGGCTGGTCTCGTTCTTCACTGCCCGCAGGCCCGAGGACCCATGA